Proteins co-encoded in one Calderihabitans maritimus genomic window:
- the acsB gene encoding acetyl-CoA decarbonylase/synthase complex subunit alpha/beta yields MSQEAKNFDAIYEGAIEPGKEPKKLFREVYNGAITAVSYAEILLNKAIRKYGPDHPVGYPDTAYYLPVIRCLSGEEVKKLGDLPPILNRMRAQIKSELTFENARLAGEATWYAAEIIEALRYLKYDPEKPLAPEPWTGFIGDPVVRRFGIKMVDWTIPGEAVIIGRAKDSKKLAKIVNDLMSKGFMLFLCDEVIEQLLEENIKLGVDYIAYPLGNFTQVVHAANYALRAGMMFGGIAPGLREEHRDYQRRRVRAFVLYLGEHDMVKTAACMGAIFVGFPVITDQELAEDEQIPDWFISQPDYDKMVQTALEVRGIKLTITEIDIPINFGPAFEGETIRKGDMYVEMGGQRTTAFELVRTVGEDEIEDGKIEVVGPEIDEFKEGDRLPLGIIVDIYGRKMQEDFEGVLERRIHDFINYGEGLWHTGQRAINWLRISKEAVAKGFKFRHYGEILIAKMKEEFPAIVDRVQVTIYTDPEQVEEKIKIAREKYRQRDERLKGLTDESVDTFYSCVLCQSFAPNHVCIVTPERVGLCGAVSWLDAKASYEINNAGPNQPIPKGEAIDPVKGMWKSVNEYVYKNSNRNLEEVNIYSMMDKPMTSCGCFEAIMAIVPECNGIMITTREHGGMTPCGMTFSTLAGSIGGGVQTPGFMGIGRSYIVSKKFIPADGGIARIVWMPKELKEFLREDFVKRSVEEGLGEDFIDKIADETVGTTAEEILPFLEEKGHPALTMDPLM; encoded by the coding sequence ATGAGTCAGGAAGCTAAGAACTTTGATGCCATCTACGAAGGCGCGATAGAACCTGGAAAGGAACCCAAAAAGCTCTTCCGGGAGGTCTACAACGGTGCCATTACGGCGGTTAGCTACGCGGAAATTTTGCTGAACAAGGCCATCCGGAAATACGGACCGGATCATCCGGTGGGCTATCCCGACACCGCCTATTACCTGCCGGTAATCCGGTGCCTGAGCGGTGAAGAAGTTAAGAAATTGGGAGACCTACCCCCAATCCTGAACCGGATGCGGGCTCAAATAAAATCGGAGCTTACTTTTGAGAACGCCCGTTTAGCCGGCGAGGCTACTTGGTATGCGGCGGAAATCATCGAGGCGTTGCGCTACCTGAAGTATGATCCTGAGAAGCCGCTGGCGCCGGAGCCCTGGACCGGCTTTATAGGGGACCCGGTAGTCCGCCGTTTCGGTATCAAGATGGTGGACTGGACGATTCCCGGAGAAGCGGTGATCATCGGCCGGGCCAAAGACAGCAAAAAACTGGCCAAAATTGTCAACGACCTGATGAGTAAAGGATTTATGCTGTTCCTGTGCGACGAGGTTATTGAACAGTTGTTAGAAGAGAACATCAAATTGGGTGTCGACTATATTGCCTACCCGCTGGGTAATTTCACCCAGGTGGTTCATGCGGCCAACTACGCCCTGCGGGCCGGGATGATGTTTGGTGGTATTGCTCCCGGATTAAGAGAGGAACACCGGGATTACCAGCGCCGACGGGTGCGCGCCTTCGTCCTTTACCTGGGCGAGCACGATATGGTTAAGACGGCGGCCTGCATGGGGGCGATTTTCGTAGGGTTCCCGGTCATTACCGACCAGGAACTGGCTGAAGACGAGCAGATTCCCGACTGGTTCATTTCCCAGCCGGACTACGACAAGATGGTACAGACGGCCCTGGAAGTCCGCGGCATCAAGCTGACCATCACCGAAATAGATATTCCCATCAACTTTGGTCCCGCCTTTGAAGGGGAAACCATCCGTAAAGGGGATATGTACGTAGAAATGGGCGGCCAGCGTACTACTGCATTCGAGCTGGTACGCACCGTAGGCGAGGATGAAATCGAAGACGGCAAGATCGAGGTAGTAGGTCCGGAGATTGATGAGTTTAAGGAAGGAGACCGTCTCCCCTTGGGTATTATAGTAGACATCTACGGACGCAAAATGCAGGAGGACTTCGAGGGAGTGCTGGAACGCCGGATCCACGATTTTATCAACTACGGGGAAGGTCTCTGGCATACCGGCCAGCGGGCCATTAACTGGCTGCGTATCAGCAAGGAAGCGGTGGCTAAAGGCTTCAAGTTCCGCCATTACGGCGAGATACTGATTGCCAAGATGAAAGAAGAATTCCCGGCTATTGTAGACCGGGTACAGGTAACCATCTATACCGATCCCGAACAGGTAGAAGAGAAAATCAAGATAGCTCGGGAAAAATACCGGCAGAGAGACGAAAGGCTCAAAGGCCTTACGGACGAGTCCGTGGACACCTTCTACAGCTGCGTCCTTTGCCAGTCGTTCGCTCCCAACCACGTCTGCATCGTTACCCCCGAGAGGGTGGGTCTCTGCGGAGCGGTAAGCTGGCTGGATGCCAAAGCTTCCTATGAGATTAACAACGCCGGGCCTAACCAGCCCATCCCCAAGGGCGAAGCTATTGACCCGGTCAAGGGTATGTGGAAGAGCGTCAACGAATATGTTTACAAGAACTCCAACCGCAACCTGGAAGAGGTTAACATTTACAGTATGATGGATAAACCCATGACCTCCTGCGGTTGCTTCGAGGCTATTATGGCCATAGTACCGGAATGTAACGGGATCATGATTACCACCCGGGAGCACGGCGGCATGACACCCTGCGGTATGACCTTTTCCACGCTGGCCGGTTCTATTGGCGGCGGGGTTCAGACACCGGGCTTCATGGGTATCGGTAGGAGCTACATCGTCAGCAAAAAGTTTATTCCGGCTGATGGCGGTATAGCCAGGATCGTCTGGATGCCGAAGGAACTCAAGGAATTCCTGCGGGAGGATTTTGTCAAGCGGAGTGTTGAGGAAGGGCTGGGAGAAGATTTCATTGACAAGATAGCCGACGAGACGGTAGGTACCACGGCGGAAGAAATCCTGCCTTTCCTGGAAGAAAAAGGACATCCCGCTTTGACTATGGATCCCTTGATGTAG
- the acsC gene encoding acetyl-CoA decarbonylase/synthase complex subunit gamma, translating into MGLTGLEIYKQLPKKNCGECGPPTCLAFAMSLAAGKASLDACPYVSDAAREALEAASAPPIALVKVGVGDNVVELGDETELFRHDKKFYHETAMAFTVSDTMSEEELNARLDEINGLTFVRVGLEYKIQFVAVKNDSGDAAAFKKAVETVAGKTNLALILISEDTGAMEQALSVVAARKPLIYAATADNYEQMTELAKKNECPLAVKGNDLSSLAELVEKVVGLGHKQLVIDPGSRETSRAIADFTQIRRQAIKKRFRPFGYPIIAFTTEEDPLAEVVQAVAYISKYASVVVMNTTEKAHVLPLLSWRQNLYTDPQVPIQVEEKLNAVGDVNENSPVYITTNFSLTYYSVEGEVEASKIPSYILPVDTDGTSVLTAYAAGKFEAEKIAEVLKKSGVEEKVSHRTVVIPGYVAVLKGKLEEASGWKVLVGPREASGIPAFAKSQFA; encoded by the coding sequence ATGGGTTTAACAGGTCTTGAAATTTACAAGCAGCTACCAAAGAAGAACTGTGGAGAATGCGGACCTCCAACCTGCCTAGCTTTTGCTATGTCCCTGGCTGCCGGAAAGGCGTCCCTCGATGCCTGCCCTTACGTTTCCGATGCGGCCCGGGAGGCCCTGGAGGCTGCTTCCGCTCCGCCAATAGCCTTGGTTAAAGTTGGCGTTGGGGATAACGTAGTGGAACTGGGGGACGAAACCGAACTCTTCCGTCACGACAAGAAGTTCTATCATGAAACGGCAATGGCTTTCACCGTAAGCGATACCATGAGCGAAGAGGAACTGAATGCCCGATTGGACGAGATCAACGGCCTGACGTTCGTCCGGGTCGGTCTGGAGTACAAAATACAGTTTGTAGCCGTTAAAAACGACTCCGGAGATGCGGCTGCGTTCAAGAAGGCTGTGGAGACGGTAGCCGGAAAAACCAATCTGGCTTTGATCCTTATCAGCGAAGATACAGGAGCTATGGAGCAAGCCCTGTCAGTGGTTGCAGCCCGGAAGCCGTTAATTTATGCTGCCACCGCCGATAATTACGAGCAGATGACCGAACTGGCCAAGAAAAACGAGTGCCCGTTGGCGGTTAAGGGGAACGATCTTTCCAGCCTGGCCGAATTGGTAGAAAAAGTAGTCGGACTGGGCCACAAGCAACTGGTAATTGATCCGGGTAGTCGCGAAACCTCTCGGGCTATTGCCGATTTCACCCAGATCAGGCGCCAGGCCATCAAGAAACGTTTCCGTCCCTTTGGGTACCCGATAATCGCCTTTACTACCGAGGAAGATCCGCTGGCTGAAGTCGTACAGGCGGTAGCCTATATATCCAAGTACGCCAGTGTGGTGGTCATGAATACCACCGAGAAGGCTCATGTCCTGCCTCTGTTATCCTGGAGGCAAAACCTGTACACCGACCCGCAGGTTCCCATTCAGGTAGAGGAAAAACTCAACGCTGTGGGCGATGTCAATGAGAACTCTCCTGTTTATATTACCACTAACTTCTCCTTGACCTACTACTCCGTCGAGGGCGAAGTAGAAGCCAGCAAGATACCTAGCTATATCCTGCCCGTTGATACTGATGGGACCTCAGTGTTGACCGCTTATGCCGCCGGCAAGTTTGAAGCGGAAAAAATTGCCGAGGTACTGAAGAAGTCGGGCGTGGAAGAGAAAGTTTCGCACCGGACAGTGGTCATTCCCGGTTATGTAGCCGTTTTGAAAGGAAAGCTGGAGGAAGCTTCGGGTTGGAAAGTACTGGTTGGACCGCGGGAAGCTTCTGGAATCCCGGCCTTTGCTAAAAGCCAATTTGCATAG
- a CDS encoding ASKHA domain-containing protein: MSKHSVLFFPDNVAVQVETGTSLLRAASLAGIELKSTCGGKGTCGRCVLKVKEGKVSVGGGNISAKLKTAGYVLACQTRVEGHAVVEVPRDSRLDEHQVLLDNKPVGLLAEKQVEELAGYEFQPLCRKIYLELDKPTLTENASDLSRLQAELRKYTDCRDLEISLDNLRKLPDILREGDWKVTVTLTSLNGCAEVLHLEPGRSTKKSYGLAVDIGTTTVVVNLVDLETGQIVDKRGTYNRQSRYGDDVISRIIYAGEENGLEELQQAVIGTINHLVDKLLAKNEIKAEDVHVAVTAGNTTMAHLFLGIPPKYIRLEPYIPVTSSFPPVKAKELGIAINPEAWILSFPAVASYVGGDIVSGVLVNGMAESDELTLFIDIGTNGEMVLGNRDWLISCACSAGPAFEGGGITYGMRAMTGAIERVEIDPRSYEVQVATIGNVKPMGICGSGLIDCLAKLLRVGIIDRTGQFQKDINTPRLRETEDGKEFVLVWGKDTECGKDIVLTEGDIKNLIRSKGAVFAGIQSLLKTVQMDVAQIDKIIIAGGFGNYLNIEDAIQIGLLPDVDRSKYEFMGNTSIKGAKLALISQPAYRQAEELGRKMTYLELSVGTMFMDEFVSACFLPHTDLSLFPSATKQS; the protein is encoded by the coding sequence ATGAGTAAGCATTCCGTACTATTTTTCCCCGACAACGTAGCAGTACAGGTAGAAACGGGTACTAGTCTCCTGCGGGCGGCTTCTCTGGCCGGTATAGAGTTGAAAAGCACGTGCGGGGGCAAGGGTACCTGTGGCCGCTGTGTCTTGAAGGTGAAAGAAGGTAAGGTGTCCGTGGGAGGAGGCAACATTTCCGCCAAGCTCAAGACAGCGGGGTACGTTCTAGCCTGCCAGACCAGGGTGGAAGGACACGCGGTGGTGGAGGTGCCCCGGGATTCCCGCCTGGATGAACACCAAGTGCTTTTGGACAATAAGCCGGTAGGCCTGCTGGCAGAAAAACAGGTGGAGGAACTGGCAGGATATGAGTTTCAACCTTTGTGCCGGAAGATCTATTTGGAGCTGGATAAGCCTACCCTTACGGAGAATGCCAGCGACCTTAGCCGTCTCCAGGCGGAACTGCGGAAATATACCGACTGCCGCGACCTGGAAATAAGTCTCGATAACCTGCGCAAACTGCCGGATATTCTCCGGGAAGGGGACTGGAAGGTTACGGTTACTCTCACCAGTCTGAACGGCTGCGCGGAGGTCCTCCACCTGGAGCCGGGTCGTTCTACGAAAAAGAGTTACGGCCTGGCGGTAGACATCGGAACTACGACGGTGGTAGTCAACCTGGTGGACCTTGAAACCGGCCAGATTGTCGACAAGCGGGGTACCTATAACCGCCAGTCCCGGTACGGCGACGATGTTATTTCCCGGATTATCTATGCCGGAGAAGAAAACGGTCTGGAGGAATTGCAGCAGGCGGTAATTGGTACCATAAACCACCTGGTAGATAAGCTTTTGGCCAAAAATGAAATCAAGGCGGAAGATGTGCACGTGGCGGTGACCGCCGGCAATACCACTATGGCACATTTGTTCCTGGGTATTCCCCCCAAGTATATAAGACTGGAGCCGTACATCCCAGTTACCAGCAGTTTCCCTCCGGTAAAGGCCAAGGAACTGGGCATTGCCATTAACCCGGAAGCCTGGATCCTGAGCTTTCCGGCGGTGGCCAGCTATGTAGGTGGGGATATCGTCTCGGGAGTGTTGGTTAACGGGATGGCGGAATCCGACGAGTTGACGCTGTTTATCGATATCGGAACCAACGGCGAGATGGTGCTGGGCAACCGGGACTGGCTTATATCCTGTGCCTGTTCCGCAGGCCCGGCCTTTGAAGGGGGGGGGATTACCTACGGGATGCGGGCCATGACCGGGGCGATTGAAAGAGTAGAAATTGATCCCCGGAGTTACGAAGTGCAGGTAGCAACCATAGGAAATGTCAAGCCTATGGGAATTTGTGGCTCCGGTTTGATTGATTGCCTGGCCAAGCTGCTCCGGGTAGGGATTATCGACCGGACGGGGCAGTTTCAAAAAGACATCAATACCCCACGCTTGCGGGAAACAGAAGACGGTAAGGAATTTGTACTGGTGTGGGGAAAAGATACGGAATGCGGCAAGGATATTGTATTGACCGAAGGGGACATCAAAAATCTTATACGCTCTAAGGGAGCGGTTTTTGCCGGGATTCAAAGCTTGTTGAAAACGGTGCAGATGGATGTGGCCCAGATAGATAAAATTATTATTGCCGGAGGTTTCGGTAATTATTTAAATATCGAAGATGCGATTCAGATCGGCCTGCTTCCGGATGTAGACAGGAGTAAATACGAGTTTATGGGCAACACCTCGATCAAAGGTGCAAAACTGGCGCTTATCTCCCAACCGGCATATCGCCAGGCGGAAGAACTGGGGCGTAAGATGACTTACCTAGAACTGTCCGTGGGGACTATGTTTATGGATGAGTTTGTATCGGCTTGTTTCCTGCCTCATACGGACTTGTCGCTGTTTCCGTCGGCTACTAAACAGAGTTGA
- a CDS encoding AAA family ATPase, with amino-acid sequence MARNIAVAGKGGTGKTTFASLMVRYLVENGKGSILALDADPNANLNEALGLEVNTMISEILDETKDPKAIPTGMTKDMFIEYKLSQSIIETEHVDLLVMGGPQGPGCYCYPNDLLRRHLESLSKNYDYLVIDNEAGLEHISRKTIPRIDYLFLISDASVRGVRSAGRVYQLVQSLKTPVEHIGLVVTKTGEEGVAPLREEIEKTGLQLLGTVPLDPLVAEYDVAGKPLFQLPEDSVAVQAVNDILKKTGI; translated from the coding sequence ATGGCAAGAAATATTGCAGTGGCGGGTAAAGGAGGCACCGGAAAAACTACTTTTGCTTCCTTAATGGTCAGGTACCTGGTTGAAAACGGTAAAGGAAGCATCCTGGCCCTAGACGCGGACCCGAATGCCAACCTTAATGAGGCACTGGGACTGGAAGTTAATACTATGATTTCGGAGATCCTGGATGAAACCAAAGATCCCAAAGCAATTCCGACCGGCATGACCAAAGATATGTTCATTGAATATAAACTGTCCCAATCCATTATCGAAACGGAGCATGTTGACCTGTTGGTGATGGGTGGTCCTCAGGGACCGGGGTGTTACTGCTACCCAAATGACTTACTGCGAAGGCACTTGGAGAGCTTGAGCAAAAATTACGACTACCTGGTAATTGATAATGAAGCTGGACTAGAGCATATTAGCCGGAAGACCATTCCCCGCATTGATTATTTATTTTTGATCAGCGATGCTTCGGTGCGGGGCGTTAGGTCGGCAGGAAGGGTCTACCAGTTGGTACAGTCCCTGAAAACCCCAGTTGAGCATATTGGCCTGGTAGTTACCAAAACCGGCGAGGAAGGAGTTGCTCCTCTCCGGGAAGAGATAGAGAAGACCGGTCTGCAGCTGCTGGGCACCGTTCCACTGGATCCTCTGGTGGCGGAATACGATGTAGCCGGAAAACCTCTCTTCCAGTTGCCGGAGGACTCCGTTGCGGTGCAGGCAGTTAATGATATATTGAAGAAAACCGGTATCTAA
- the cdhD gene encoding CO dehydrogenase/acetyl-CoA synthase subunit delta → MAVNILKEKSLSKVGEVVLGATKEEGGTRSHVVKVGGDAALPFHHFEGEMPNRPVIAMEVQDIVPENWSPNLTKHFADVLDKPGEWAKKCVEEYGADLIYLKLDGAHPDGANRSVEECVATVKEVLEAVGVPLIVVGCEQEEKDNEVLVAVAEAAAGENLLIGFAEQENYKSLTAACMVHKHNIIARSPLDINICKQLNILITEMNLPTNRIVIDPSIGGLGYGIEYAYSIMERARLGALQGDKMLSMPILCTVGYEAWRTKEANASEQDFPEWGKEEDRGILWEAVTASALLQAGAHILLMRHPKAVELTKRTIDQLMRSNSYE, encoded by the coding sequence ATGGCCGTTAATATTCTGAAGGAAAAAAGCTTATCTAAAGTAGGCGAAGTCGTATTGGGCGCCACCAAAGAAGAAGGCGGTACCCGTTCCCATGTGGTTAAAGTGGGAGGAGATGCGGCGTTGCCGTTCCACCACTTTGAGGGCGAAATGCCCAATCGCCCGGTTATTGCTATGGAGGTTCAGGATATAGTACCGGAAAACTGGAGCCCGAATCTGACCAAACATTTTGCCGACGTTCTGGATAAGCCCGGTGAGTGGGCGAAAAAGTGTGTGGAAGAATATGGAGCCGATCTCATTTATCTGAAACTGGACGGAGCCCATCCGGACGGGGCCAACCGGTCGGTGGAAGAATGTGTGGCTACGGTGAAGGAAGTTTTAGAAGCAGTAGGCGTTCCTCTCATCGTGGTTGGCTGCGAGCAGGAAGAAAAAGATAATGAAGTACTGGTGGCGGTAGCCGAAGCTGCGGCAGGAGAGAACCTCCTGATTGGATTTGCGGAACAGGAAAATTACAAGTCCCTGACAGCTGCCTGCATGGTGCACAAGCATAACATTATCGCCCGTTCTCCGTTGGACATCAATATATGCAAGCAGTTGAACATTCTGATTACGGAAATGAACCTGCCCACTAACCGTATCGTTATTGACCCCTCTATTGGCGGGCTGGGTTACGGAATTGAGTATGCCTACTCGATTATGGAGCGGGCCCGTTTGGGCGCACTGCAGGGAGACAAGATGCTCTCCATGCCAATCCTCTGTACCGTTGGTTATGAAGCGTGGAGGACCAAAGAAGCCAACGCTTCGGAGCAAGATTTCCCCGAGTGGGGTAAAGAGGAAGATAGAGGTATCTTGTGGGAAGCCGTTACGGCCAGTGCGCTGCTTCAGGCGGGAGCCCATATTCTCCTGATGCGGCACCCGAAGGCCGTGGAACTGACCAAGCGGACTATTGACCAGTTAATGCGGTCCAACAGTTATGAATAA
- a CDS encoding methyltetrahydrofolate cobalamin methyltransferase: MLIIGERINGMFKDIKEAIQNKDPKPVQEWARKQEEGGARALDINVGPGAADRVEAMKWLVEVVQEVSDLPLCLDSTDFKAIEEGLKLCKRPAIINSTTAEREKIEIAFPMAVKYGAKLIGLTMDKKGIPKDSESRLAFAMELVAAADEFGLPMEDLYIDPLILPANVAQDHGPEVLETLRQIKMLANPAPKTVLGLSNVSQNCQDRSLINRTYLAMAMACGLDAAIADANDEELIKVAAAGEILLNQNIYCDSYVKMFKTR; this comes from the coding sequence ATGTTAATTATTGGTGAGCGGATTAACGGTATGTTTAAGGATATTAAGGAAGCCATTCAGAACAAAGACCCGAAGCCGGTACAGGAGTGGGCTAGAAAGCAGGAAGAAGGAGGAGCCAGGGCGCTGGACATTAACGTAGGTCCGGGGGCTGCCGACCGGGTAGAAGCCATGAAATGGCTGGTCGAAGTGGTGCAAGAAGTCAGCGACCTCCCGCTGTGTCTGGACTCCACCGACTTCAAGGCCATTGAAGAAGGTCTGAAACTGTGCAAGCGTCCGGCCATTATCAACTCCACCACGGCGGAAAGGGAAAAGATAGAGATTGCCTTTCCCATGGCGGTCAAATACGGAGCCAAGCTTATCGGCTTGACTATGGACAAGAAAGGGATACCCAAAGATTCTGAGAGCCGTCTTGCTTTTGCCATGGAGCTGGTGGCGGCGGCAGATGAATTCGGGCTTCCCATGGAGGACCTGTATATTGACCCGTTGATTCTGCCGGCCAACGTGGCTCAGGATCACGGGCCGGAAGTTCTGGAGACGTTGCGGCAGATTAAGATGCTGGCCAACCCGGCTCCCAAAACCGTACTCGGTCTCAGCAACGTTTCCCAAAACTGCCAGGATCGGTCCTTGATTAACCGTACCTACCTGGCCATGGCCATGGCCTGCGGTTTGGATGCTGCCATCGCCGATGCCAATGACGAAGAACTCATCAAGGTGGCGGCAGCCGGGGAAATTCTCCTGAATCAAAATATTTATTGCGATTCATATGTGAAAATGTTTAAGACCCGCTAG
- a CDS encoding 4Fe-4S dicluster domain-containing protein: MENQEAKVLPSFELVKEVEAKSGQPVGRCYQCKKCTGGCPMSFAFDLFAHQIVRYVQLGLKEPLLKSKSIWICACCKTCKSRCPNGIDISALNDTLKAMALKESAGAAEGKVAAFHDAFVSSVERYGRVHEAGMLARYKLKTKTYTQDMSLGIEFIKRRKLKLLPEKVRQLREIKQIFQRAKEKSQ, from the coding sequence TTGGAAAATCAGGAAGCGAAAGTTTTGCCCTCCTTCGAGCTGGTAAAGGAAGTGGAGGCAAAATCGGGACAGCCGGTCGGCCGGTGTTACCAGTGCAAGAAATGTACCGGGGGCTGTCCTATGAGCTTTGCCTTTGACCTCTTTGCCCACCAAATTGTACGTTATGTACAGTTGGGATTGAAGGAGCCGTTGCTGAAGAGCAAGAGCATCTGGATCTGTGCCTGCTGTAAGACCTGTAAGTCCCGCTGTCCCAACGGTATAGATATCTCTGCCCTGAACGACACTTTGAAGGCTATGGCCTTAAAAGAGTCCGCCGGAGCGGCGGAAGGCAAGGTGGCCGCCTTCCACGACGCTTTTGTATCCTCAGTGGAGCGTTACGGACGGGTTCATGAAGCGGGGATGCTTGCCCGCTACAAGCTGAAAACCAAAACTTACACTCAGGATATGTCACTGGGGATAGAATTTATCAAACGACGTAAATTGAAACTGCTGCCGGAAAAGGTACGGCAGCTCAGGGAGATTAAACAGATTTTCCAAAGAGCAAAGGAGAAGAGCCAATGA
- a CDS encoding CoB--CoM heterodisulfide reductase iron-sulfur subunit B family protein, whose translation MKFTYYPGCSLHSTAEEYNLSNQAVFRALDIELEELNDWNCCGATSAHSTNEFLSHALPLRNLVLAERQGNDVVVPCAACYNLLRNADHHVRFGGEKGESLNAEIEAVMGSRYRGEIAVRHIVDVLTEPEVLKKLESKIKKPLEGLKLAAYYGCLLTRPPKVVSFEENPEQPCKLDLLIEKVGADSVRWSYKTDCCGGSLSISQPELVIKLTQTIVEAARYAGAEAIVCACPLCQANLDTRQHEAGGGPGGSTLPVLYITEVLGLALGLPGSEQWFRKHLIDPAPLLKSLDLLPAS comes from the coding sequence ATGAAGTTTACTTATTATCCGGGGTGTTCTTTACACTCAACAGCAGAGGAGTATAACCTTTCCAACCAGGCCGTTTTCCGCGCCTTGGATATCGAGTTGGAGGAACTTAATGATTGGAACTGCTGTGGGGCGACGTCGGCTCACTCTACCAATGAATTCTTGTCCCATGCTCTCCCTTTGCGGAACTTGGTTTTGGCGGAAAGGCAGGGAAACGATGTAGTGGTTCCCTGTGCGGCCTGTTATAACCTGTTGCGGAACGCTGATCACCATGTCCGCTTTGGCGGGGAAAAAGGAGAGAGTTTGAACGCTGAAATTGAGGCGGTTATGGGTTCGAGATACCGCGGGGAAATAGCGGTCCGGCATATTGTAGATGTACTGACGGAACCAGAAGTTCTGAAAAAACTGGAAAGCAAGATTAAAAAACCGCTGGAGGGCTTAAAACTGGCAGCATATTACGGATGTCTGCTAACGCGTCCTCCCAAGGTTGTATCTTTTGAAGAGAACCCGGAACAGCCCTGTAAGCTGGACCTTTTGATTGAGAAGGTCGGAGCGGACAGTGTTCGCTGGTCTTACAAGACGGATTGCTGCGGAGGCAGTTTATCGATTTCTCAACCGGAACTGGTCATCAAGCTGACCCAAACTATTGTGGAAGCGGCACGTTATGCAGGGGCGGAAGCCATTGTTTGTGCATGTCCCTTGTGTCAGGCGAACCTGGATACCCGGCAGCATGAAGCCGGAGGAGGCCCGGGAGGCAGTACTCTTCCCGTACTGTACATCACGGAAGTCCTGGGCTTGGCTCTGGGACTGCCGGGATCGGAACAGTGGTTCCGGAAACACCTGATTGATCCTGCACCGTTGTTGAAGTCTTTGGACTTGCTGCCTGCTTCTTAG